TTCCATCGGTCTCAAAAAAATGATTATTTCTCGTCATGAACCCTGAAATCGGCATCCACGACATCCTCGCCGCTTTCCCGCCTCGCCTCCCCCTCCGGCTGCGCTCCGGTCTGCGGACCTGCCGTTTCCTGTGCCTGCTGCCGGGCGGCTTCCTGATAGATGGCAGATCCCGCCTCGCCCAGCACCTTCTGAAGTTTTTCGGTCTCTGCCCTGATTGCAGCGGTATCTTTTCCTTCCAGTGCCCCCTTCACCGCCGTTATCGCCGCCTTCACCCTGTCGGTCAGATCGGTGCTCAGTTTTCCGGCAACTTCGGAGAGCGTCTTTTCCGCGGTGTACACCAGCGAGTCGGCGGCGTTCCTGGCCTCGACCTCTTCTTTTCGTATGCGGTCCTGCTCTTCATACTGTTCGGCCTCACCGACCATCCTTTTGACATCGGCGTCGGCCAGCTTTGTCGAGGCGGTGATGGTCATCTTCTGCTCCTTCCCTGTCCCGAGGTCCTTTGCGGATACGTTGAGGATGCCTGAGGAATCGATATCGAAGGAGACTTCTATCTGGGGGACGCCCCGGGGTGACGGCGGGATGCCGACGAGGTTGAACTGCCCGAGGCTGACGTTGTCGGCCGCCATGGGCCGCTCCCCCTGGAGCACATGCACCGTGACCGATGTCTGGAAGTCGGCGGCGGTGGAAAATATCTGGCTCTTTTTCGTGGGAACCGTCGTATTCCTCTCGATCAGCGGGGTTCTCACGCCGCCGAGGGTTTCGATTCCGAGGGTCAGGGGCGTCACGTCGAGCAGCACCATGTCGGTGATCTCGCCGCCGAGAATCGCGCCCTGGATCGCCGCTCCCACGGCAACGCATTCCATCGGGTCAATTCCCCGCTCCACCTTCTTCCCGACATGATCCTCGATGAATTTCTCAACGACCGGCATCCTCGTCGGCCCGCCGACAAGAATCACTTTCTGGATATCGTTTTTTGTCAGGCCGGCATCCTTGAGTGCCTGCTCGAACGGATGGATGCAGCGTTTGATGATCGGTTCGATCAGCTGCTCGAGCTTTGCCCGGCTCAGCTTCATGGAGAGGTGTTTGGGGCCTGCCTGCGTGGCGGTGATATAGGGGAGGTTGATTTCGGTTTCAAGAACGGTCGAGAGCTCGATCTTTGCCTTTTCAGCCGCTTCTTTCACCCGGTTGATGGCCATTTTATCGGTGCGGACATCTATCCCCTCACTTTTCAGGAACTCGGCTGCAATCCATTCGAACACCGCATTGTCCATGTCGGTGCCGCCGAGCTGGGTATCCCCGGAGGTGGCGAGCACGTTGAATGTTCCCTCTCCGAATTCCATGATGGTCACATCGAGGGTTCCGCCGCCCAGGTCAAACACCAGGATCTTATA
The sequence above is a segment of the Methanoculleus sp. SDB genome. Coding sequences within it:
- the dnaK gene encoding molecular chaperone DnaK (heat shock protein 70; assists in folding of nascent polypeptide chains; refolding of misfolded proteins; utilizes ATPase activity to help fold; co-chaperones are DnaJ and GrpE; multiple copies in some bacteria) — encoded protein: MAKEKIIGIDLGTSNSEAAVMLGGKPTIIPSAEGATVAGKMFPSYVAFTADGQLLVGEPARRQAVSNPEGTVTAAKRKMGTSHVYTLHGKDYTPQQISAFLLQKIKRDAEAFLGEPVKKAVITVPAYFNDNQRTATKDAGKIAGLDVVRLVNEPTAASMAYGLDRGGEYKILVFDLGGGTLDVTIMEFGEGTFNVLATSGDTQLGGTDMDNAVFEWIAAEFLKSEGIDVRTDKMAINRVKEAAEKAKIELSTVLETEINLPYITATQAGPKHLSMKLSRAKLEQLIEPIIKRCIHPFEQALKDAGLTKNDIQKVILVGGPTRMPVVEKFIEDHVGKKVERGIDPMECVAVGAAIQGAILGGEITDMVLLDVTPLTLGIETLGGVRTPLIERNTTVPTKKSQIFSTAADFQTSVTVHVLQGERPMAADNVSLGQFNLVGIPPSPRGVPQIEVSFDIDSSGILNVSAKDLGTGKEQKMTITASTKLADADVKRMVGEAEQYEEQDRIRKEEVEARNAADSLVYTAEKTLSEVAGKLSTDLTDRVKAAITAVKGALEGKDTAAIRAETEKLQKVLGEAGSAIYQEAARQQAQETAGPQTGAQPEGEARRESGEDVVDADFRVHDEK